The Mauremys reevesii isolate NIE-2019 linkage group 21, ASM1616193v1, whole genome shotgun sequence genome has a window encoding:
- the LOC120387675 gene encoding uncharacterized protein DDB_G0287625-like: protein MSLAGLALLGTRYRYWEAYRYRERDRDLRLERCREVDRDLEARHRERLRESRCLERCREYRAGDRDADWSSECDWYRRGERCRDCERRRARKRRRDLERLRDHDLERCRSAVPTEGGRIKAGLPIDCIARTSGAGGGGSIDSVIKIRSLAVENVSGMDGILSSTTGLAGELTGTRLDGPCGTGIDGADVVGAVAGVGAGRSDLDELSGCGAGGTEAAGVLDFLDLGERERRRAGLGASDGWC from the coding sequence ATGTCTCTAGCAGGCCTAGCTCTACTTGGCACCAGATACCGGTACtgggaggcataccggtaccgggaacgagatcgggacctgcgactggaacggtgccgggaggtcgaccgcgatctcgagGCTCGGCATCGGGAGCGGCTAcgggagtcacggtgcctggagcggtgccgagaATATCGGGCCGGTGACCGGGATGCTGACTGGAGCAGCGAGTGCGACTGGTACCGCAgaggagaacggtgccgggactgcgagcggcgacGGGCGCGGAAGCGCCGTCGGGACCTGGAACGTCTGCGGGACCATGATCTAGAACGGTGCCGGTCTGCTGTGCCAACAGAGGGTGGCCGAATCAAGGCCGGCTTGCCTATAGACTGTATCGCCcgcaccagcggtgccgggggcggAGGCAGTATCGACTCTGTCATCAAAATCAGATCCCTCGCCGTTGAGAACGTCTCCGGCATGGACGGGATATTAAGCTCTACCACGGGTCTAGCCGGGGAGCTGACAGGCACCAGACTCGATggcccttgtgggaccggaatTGACGGTGCAGACGTCGTCGGTGCCGTGGCGGGTGTCGgcgccgggcggtccgacttggatgagctctctggctgcggtgcaggtggcacggaagcagcaggagtcttagATTTTCTCGacctcggggagagggagcggcGTCGAGCCGGCCTCGGTGCCAGCGACGGGTGGTGCTGA